Part of the Ctenopharyngodon idella isolate HZGC_01 chromosome 8, HZGC01, whole genome shotgun sequence genome, ACAGACCGAAATTGAAGCCGTTGTTCACTGATACTTTATCTCTATTCAGACTGGGTCATGAagtcagtgagttgaactcTGATCCAAAAaactcaaaagaacaatttCCGGTTCACTGATTCAGCAGTTCTCGAGTTGACAGCTCATTGGAGAGGAAAATTTCCATTGAATAACAGCTTTAGGGAATATAGTCCAAGGCACGtatggatcttttttttttggtttcattttcggAGCTAGTCACTATGAAGTGTCGTAGTATAGGAAAGAGCTATGAGAAGATTTTTCAAAGTTCTCTTTTGGTGTTCCACAGAAAGAAATAACAGCATACAGGTTAAGAACAGGATTATTGTGaacataaaaatgacacaatgttcatttttgggtgaactgaccttCGTAAATGACTCTGTAAATGACTATTTACAAACATCACAGAACACAGCTGATCTTCCCAGTTGATGTTCTGCCAGATCTGTACAGATGCCATGAACAGAACCTGCTTGTTTAGGTCAGACTTTGTGGTCAATTTTTCACCTTAGTATGTTAAAGGTCTAAAATGTGCTGTTATTTTCAACCTGCACATAGGTTAAAGTGTccttaaaaatgacatttctgtcattaattacgcaccctcatgtcattccaaacccgcaagaccttcgttcatcttcagaacacaaattaagatatttttgattgaatccaagaggttttttatctcccatagaaagcaatgaaattaccacatttaaagggatagttcacccaaaaatgaaaatttgatgtttatctgcttacccccagggcatccaagatgtaggtgactttgtttcttcagtacaacacaaatgatgatttttaactccaaccgttgcggtctgtcagtcgtataatgcttgtcaatggtaactccatctataagagtcaaaaaaacacgcacagacaaatccaaattaaaccctgcagctcgtgacaacacattgatgtcctaagacacgaaacgatcggtttatgtgagaaaccgaacagtatttatatcatttttcacctttaaaacaccactatgtctaactgccttgcgcatcccgttggtgaggtctgaaaccgcgttctgatgacggaagtgatgtctcgcgcttttGCTtgaatgagtgcgagacatcacttccgttgtcagagcgagttcagacctcaccaaccggatgcgcaaggcagttagacatagtggtgtattagaggtaaaaaaaatgatataaatactgttcggtttctcgcacaaaccgatcgtttcgtgtcttaggacatcaatgtgtcgtcacgagccgcagggtttaatttggatttgtctgtgcatgtttttttgactcttatagatggagttatcattgacaagcattatacgactgacagaccgcaacggttggagttaaaaatcataatttgtgttctactgaagaaacaaagtcacctacatcttggatgccctgggggtaagcagataaacatcaaattttcatttttgggtgaactatccctttaaggtccagaaaagtagtaaagacatcgttaaaatagtcaacgtgactgcagtggttcaaccttaatgttatgaagcaacgagaatactttttgactTTTCGAGAatacaatttcttctctaccctgtcattctcctacgcagtttacgtagtaaacacagtgcagcgcttccgggttctacatcagaatgcaggctcagtattggccggctcctgcgccagcatcacacgcatgcatcgtggtgctcatgtgaacagcgtcggcaataatgagtcagtgttctgacgtagaacacagaagctctgcaatgtgtcttcaatgtaaactgcgtaggagaatgacaggaaagagaaattgttgaataaagttgttatttttgttttgtttttgagcacaaaaagtattctccttgcttcataacattaaggttgaaccactgtagtcacatggactatattaatgatgtctttactacctttctggacctcaaaaggtgcaatgacgctGCTGCCTGTGTGGATCAGAAACcttcaaatttcatcaaaaatatcttaatttgtgttctgaagatgaacgaaggtcttacgagttggaacaacatgagggtgaggacttaatgacagaaatttcattttgggtgaactaaccctttaagttgctGACAGTCCACACGTTATTTAATCGTCTCAGACCTATAGTTTTGTTTACTGAGAAAGATTTTAAATTGCTTTTGGAGGGCAGTGTATGTGTTTTCATAATAACAGCTCAGGCTAATCAAATGTATTGtttgatttaataatttattttgcacAACTCAAGTGTTCTAGTACCGCAGTAGAATGAAGTGGCATAATTATGATGCTAAGCCTTTGTTATTGTGCAAACACACAGGTACGCCCGAGACAAATGGAGCCAAAAATTGTTGAACAATGAGCCAGAGGGGAAGACTTGATGCTGAAGCTCAGATTAGAGATATATGTAGTGTAGATACTggtgtagtaaaaaaaaaattgtatggtACAAGAGaaagtattgtttttttatattgaacttgagctgggaaaaaaaaaatagttcagatatttacttttatattatgACATGCAGGTATATACACATACAGGTTTATAATGGAGATTTTAATGGCAACCCTAACCCCCAGCCCACACTTTACGTGCCTCCATACACATAGAACAGGACATAAGCTAAATCAGTAATAGTAAAGCATAGATGAGGGGTAATGATTTCACTTGTGAAGTCCTGCACATGATTATTATATgtgtatgtacatatatatgaTTACTAGTGGGCCTATACATAATGTAGTCAATCTTTACACTGTGCTAAGCAACATGCCattcttttatatgtaaagaTATTGCCTTATTGAGAAATATCAAGTATTATACAACTCTGCTGCTGCCATTGCTGTGAAACCAGcatgttcatgttttattgGAAATGTCTTAAGATCTCATGATATGTGGTGTACGATATGCATTTTAGCTTATGCTGctcctctctctttccttctcaTGTAGCATTTTCTTCTGAATATCTGTCTTTTGTGAAATTCTTCAAATGCATAGGCTGTTAAATGCCTGTCTGAACACGCAAGTTGACAAATGCACATGATATATAGACATGCTAGTACATTTAATCTTCTGTATGTTTAGTCCTGTATGTGGCTATATATTTTTGGAGCAGTTTTGTGCCAATTTTTCATCAAATGATGTGTTTGCCTTATGGATGCACACCGCTGAGCATTATTAGAGACATTATAAAGAACTTGATTCAGGTTTGTTATTGAAACATTTGTACGGTTTGCTTTTGGAATTGGTTGAATTCGTCATACCTCAAATGAACGTAATTTGCAGCACTtgcttttgttctgttttcttcAATTTAATAAAGATAGCTTCAAACAATTGGATTATCTGTGGCCGTATGCTGTTGGttgtttcttgttttatttaatgaCACGGACTGTTAATTTAATCTCGGTGTATTGTACTGGCTGAATGTGTTTACTGTGTGTTTGATGTGAAAATATATGTTTCAGCTATTCAAGCATCATTTCCCTCAAGGTGAGTGCAGACTggtaaaaatgaactgaaatagCCCTGAACATAAGATTGATTGTGAACAACAAATGGAAAAAACCCTCCAGCATGTTAACAGAATTCATTTTTTACCAAGCAATACAAGGAAAAAGTGTTAGACTTGCATTATGGGCACCCATGGTGTACAGTTATATAGCAATATACCTTAAAAAATGAGTTCTAGTAAACATATAGTCCACAATATTGTTACAGAAGAGGAAAAGATGTTTTGAATACCTTTGTAGTGAACAGGAGGACAAATTGtgggtaaaaataataatacactgtaaaaaaaaaaaaaaaaaaaaaaagaattgttggtttaacttaaaaaagtaagttggttgccttaaaattttgagttcattgaaattaaaaaattgagttaatgcaatgaaggtgattggtttaatcaacagaaactcaaaatattatctgaaccacattaattatctaagctgatttgacaaaagaaaaaatttgATAAATcgtgaaaataattttttacaatgtaaagtaaaaaaaggatttttttagaaataaaaaatattaaaattattgtgtgtgtgtgtgtgtatatacacacacacacacacaggggtgcgcataactttttttggtctggttcttaagggagcacctggagatgttgcttggtactcacacttCACGTGACATACTTATCCTAAAAGCTGTCCCCATCACTTTCCTCTTCactgctctcctcactatcttcttttctctcgaacatggtggatgatgataatgatttttttttattttactaacattaatgactacagcaagaatattaggctgctgtcactttaagaaggaaagcatggaccgaataactgacacacatccggtttctttcttaactgttcacttatgacataaccgagagaatacttgccgagacaggtattttgacattattttgtgtgtatgtgtccgttcaagcgcaagtAAACGCGAAAGAGGAATTAATTTGGCGTTcgagcgctctctctctctctctctctctctctcttctcgcgtgccgaaccgttggaccttatccgtacggatcacggattaactgcgatccgttgcacacctaataattaaagaacacacttatcatcatgattgctattttaccagagatggagaaaaatcctactccagtaagtaaaGTGAACCGGTAAGTGTCCCTGTGAACCGGTCCTCAAAAATGTTGGTACTCAAAAAGCGCCtccctccatgttttctggtgcgcatcgtttatttttaccacgcattaaattgattaaatgttacagtaaatttaaaatgttacaaaaaaaatctaattcaaataaatgcagttcttttgaactttcattacatcaaagaataaaaaagattaatgtttccacaaatatatatagcacaactgttttcagcaaaGATAAtgggaaatgtttcttgaggagcaaatcatcatattatacatatacatataaatacaatcatattatgatttctgaaggatcatgtgacactgtagactagagtaatgatgctgaaaattcagctttgcaatcacaggaataaattacgttttgaaatatattcaaatagaaaacagttattttaaaaaatgtagctttggcaaatataagagacttctttcaaaaacattagaaaaacctcaccgaccccaaacttttaaacggtactgcataaacaaaaaataatgtattaaaattatcGCATTATATATTTATCTCTATTTCTCAAAATTGTTTCAATTTCCAGGAATTTCTTTATTAATAACGTCTCCCAacaatatatgtattatatgatAAATACTTCACTGTCTGGACATGATGTttatgaaatgaataaatgaatccTCTCACTTGGGCATGGGGTAATATCCAGTTTATAACACAACAGGAAGCTGTCTTCATTCTCATTTCATAGGGTCGTAATGGAAAACGGGAACAAACCGTAACAGCACAAGGGGTCCATTAGTATGATGTTGGCGTGATGTGTATGACAGACTAGCTTAACTGCATCATTGAGAGCCATGCTGTGGAGAAGGCCTGATGCATTATGAAGGCCAGGTCAACACACCGAAGCCTTAATGTACTGGGAAAGAGGGGAAGAGCAGGCGTCCAGCAAGTACCAGATAGAAGCTCTCCGGTCTCCTCTAAATGGATACAGAAGCAGCAGGACCTCGGCTGATGGGGAAAGCAAATCAGGCAATTTGGCGAGCGGTGCGTACTTAGCAACACTGCGTGAGGTTGATTGAATCTGTGTAGCCCACTCTCACAGTCCGCCTCTCAGGACATTGTAAGTAATTGCCCATGAGTCTCAGCTCCCCAGCACTAGATCTTCAGGCCAATTAGGCCTATCAAAGCCACCCACCCTGACCATTTATTGCCTCTATACTTGCTTGTTGACCTTTTGCATTGCGTACTCTAGATTGGAGGTTTGAGATGTGCTTAAAGGAGTTGGCGTTTACATGGCATCTCAAGGGCTGTTGAAATGAGAAAATGTGATTCTTGATCTTATGCTACAAATGTTTCCGGGTCAAATGATTGCCTGTCCACACAACCTAGACCACCCTCACTgatttaaaaacaatgaaatagaTCGGATTACTATCCTAAATTAATTGAGGCCATCTATTTATTGCAAATTTTCACTATAGCAAATAAGGTAGAGCTACAGTTATCCAGTGATGATGAAAACCTCACTGATGAATATTACAGTGCAACAGGCATTATACATTTGGATGTGCTGCTTTAGATTTATATGTGGGATCCTGCAAAGAAACCCGTAGTCTGCAACTGAGTGGCTCATACGCTGTCTTGCTATTTACTGCAAGTAATGATATTGTAGAAAAGCTCTCCTTCACTTTCTCTTTACCTGTGTTTTCTGCCAGGAGACAGTAAAGTTCCACGGACAGAGACTTCGGTGTGTCTAGAAGGAAACACTGCAGACAGCTCATGAGTCAAGGTCTGGGAGAAAAATGTTGGAGAGGCTCTCAAAGGGAGAGCAACGTGGACGAAAGATTAATCAGAGCGCGCGCGCCCTCTGTAGGTGCATTTCAGAATGACAAATTTTATAACATGAACTGCTTCAAATTTCAACAGGTTTTGATGTTATATTTTCATtccctttaatatatttatatagttaatgtaaagtaattaattaattaattatttcaataaaataaataaaacatttatttaaattaaaaaaacactaataattgtatattagatattaaatttataataacATGTATTTATAGGTTATTCATTAAatcaaatacattaatttattaatgatttaaattattaaatatatacttaaaatatcatatatataaatcttgtatttaaataaaacattttataaatggaaaataattgaataaatatcaatttaaatgataaaaaaacaaataattatgtattataaattataatatgtatttatagtcattaattaaattaaattaaacgaatatatttatttaataatgatttaaatgattaataatattttgtataaaaatattatctaattaattttttataaaatatcaaattaattttaaaacaatgaaataacatattgatttaaatattgATTATAAGTATGAATATAATCAAACGGTAGCGCGCCCCCTAAAGGTGAAGGTACGAAACACAGTaagaaaataacagaatataaTCCTACCTACAAAAATACTTCAGTGAATAAAGAtgtttgttcattatttatcagaaatatatatatatatatatatatatataatatctgaatgaaaatgcagaaAAGTACTGCACATAGCagtttttcaattaaaaaaaaatggtaatgtaGGGGGGTTATTCTTTAATGGGGGGTCATCaattaaaacaatgaaataacatattgatttaaatattgATTATAAGTATGAATATAATCAAACGGTAACGCGCCCCCTAAAGGTGAAGGTACGAAACACAGTAagaaaataacaatataatcaTACCTACAAAAATACTTCAGTAAATAAAGATGTTTGTTCATTATCtatcagaaatatatatatatataatatctgaatgaaaatgcagaaAAGTACTGCACATAGcagtttttcaataaaaaaaataatggtaatACAATATTCTTTAATGGGGGGGTCATCAATTAAAACAATGACATAacatattgatttaaatattgattatataaaaatatttaaataataacaatggtaacaatatataacaaaattaatataatttaataatgcattgtataatataaattcatttataataacatGTATTTATAACTAAtcataaaatttaaatgatgaaattaaattaaaatagattataaaaaaatataaattaataaattacttaatCAAGGTTATCAAtcaaaatttataatttaaaatttctgATAAGATGTTTCGAGGCAGTGTTTAAACTATGTATGTTAAGTATAAAAATCAAAGTACCGtgaccaagttttttttttttttttttttttttttactttatttgattttatctgagtaacatgttttttttttcctcttacaTTTCACTTGCTTTCACATTCATGTCATTGGCACCACAGCAAACATTGTTTTCATACAATTTCTCGGGTCTTCCAGGTAATGCTATAGATTTTCCAGAAAACCTTCATTAAGtatgtaaaatgtttcaaacaatCCTTCCCAAGATAACAATGACCTAACCTTTTTCCAGTTATTCCCTTGGATACAAACTCTTCTCTAATAAATGTGTagtaaaagttacattttataaatttccCTATTATCCATTAACCTTTTTGTAATGCCGAGtgtgaaatacattttacaaaccCCTTACAACATTTGTGTTAGTAACTGCAATAAAACAGATATAGATCTAGTGCTCCATTACCCTTAAATGAAATAACTCAACAGTGTTTAAAACTCTCATGATCAGAATCTCTCCGTCTACCACCTCTATCTCCACACAACAAAACTAAAACATCTTTTTGAATaccagaacaaagaaaaaatagattttaatacTCCAGACCTTCATATAGTAGCTTCGATTGGGTATAGCAAAGGTTACATGATGTTACATGATCTTTGCCCTCTGCTCTGTATGGCCTAACATCAGACAGGCACCACTAGAGCATAGTTTCCGCACCTGCCTTCATAAAGGCCACATAAAGCCTCTAGAGGTGAAAAGACACTAACATGATGAACCTAACACACTCTCAGAAGAAATCAGACACTGGACCCATTAAAGtcagattgttttgttttttatattacagATTTAACCAGAAATTAGGTCATTTAGATCTTCCTGAATTGTTTACCTTCCTTAACCAATTTGCGAATTGTTCAGAATGGGATGTAAAGGTCCAGTGCTGCCACATGCTGAGGTGTAAATACTAGTTGGTAGCGCTGACCAGCAGTGCGGGACTCACAGATGTTTACTTGAAGCTATACACTTTTATAACAAAGGCAACGGCCCTGTTTACTTCTCTTGTCATACTCAACTCGTGTCCCCTGCTGGTCAGGCTCAGGTTGTTTGCGACAGCTCTCATTCAGCTGAGGGGGCGGGACGTCACTGTCAGGTCTCCCTGATGCTGTTGTCCTGCACCTTCAGACCTTGTCATCGTCAGGAGGCTGGAAGAGCCTCCTCACAGTGTCAGAGGCCTGCCACGCGCCCATTGCCCTCCCCGTGAAAGAGCTGTCGTCAGTGTCAGCATCAGCTGGTGACAGAAGAATCTGCCCCCTGCTGTCAGCTGTACTGGACTTTTCACCTAATGTGCTTAGCTCAGGGCCGTTTCATGGCTGGTTGTTCAACGGCTACCTGACCAAAGTCAATCTGGGTCAGGATCTGCTGACCCACATCAACCTGTTGTTGGccgtggtggtggtggtggtggtgatgatggtggGAGCCACCATGCCTATGCCTTTCTGCACTGCCGTGGTGATGCTCGTGATGACCATGTTCGTGATGACCATGTTCACGATGACCATGATGTTCGTGATGGTGATGCTGTTCTTCCTCTGTTGGTGTATTCACATCTGTGGATTTCTTGCACTCTTCAAGTTGCAGTAAACTCTGTAACGACCAGAGGAAAAGGGCAAATTGAAAATACTGTATGCACtcttaaagtcgtcatgaaatcaaaattgaccctatttactttgttagcgcacattactagtcttgtggtgaacaattaattcGCTCAAGTTAATACAccgaaaaaaatgtgtttgtcatggtaatctttaatcaaaatctgaaaatttgCTTCTGCtctggaatggcgttccttcGCTAATGACGTCAGTTTGAAAATACGTCGCAAAACTGAAGTCGgttgcaacttccggttcactgg contains:
- the selenop gene encoding selenoprotein Pa, with product MWKALSLTLALCLLAGCSAESETDGARCKLPPAWKVGEVEPMKNALGHVTVVAYLQASULFCLEQASKLNDLLLKMEKQGYVNITYMVVNNREEQSQKLHHLLNERLINITLYAQDLSQPDVWQTVNAEKDDILVYDRCGRLTYHLSLPYTILSHPHVEEAITHTYCDGICGECNIESLLQLEECKKSTDVNTPTEEEQHHHHEHHGHREHGHHEHGHHEHHHGSAERHRHGGSHHHHHHHHHHGQQQVDVGQQILTQIDFGQVAVEQPAMKRPUAKHIRUKVQYSUQQGADSSVTSUCUHURQLFHGEGNGRVAGLUHCEEALPASURUQGLKVQDNSIRETUQURPAPSAEUELSQTTUAUPAGDTSUVUQEK